Proteins encoded in a region of the Paraburkholderia flava genome:
- a CDS encoding PhzF family phenazine biosynthesis protein yields the protein MTAHTVRFKQVDVFTAVPFKGNALAVIFDADGLDTAQMQAIARWTNLSETTFLVAPTDPAADYFVRIFTTHGELPFAGHPTLGTAHALLESGYRPKQPGRLVQQCGVGLVELVEQPDHTWAFAAPPARVTPLPEHDYAALAAALNTSAIDFDAQPCAVDNGAPWLIVRVNSAQACLAIEPDPAKLADVVHGIGTHGVAVYGPHDANGPATFEVRCLMAGGSFGVGEDPVTGSANAALAGLLTAQQRRPGLHYTARQGTAIGRAGNVSVRYDDDTGKIWVGGPVVTIVDGTIALA from the coding sequence CCGACGGGCTCGACACCGCGCAGATGCAGGCGATCGCGCGCTGGACCAATCTGTCGGAGACGACCTTCCTCGTCGCGCCGACCGATCCCGCCGCCGACTACTTCGTGCGCATTTTCACGACGCATGGCGAACTGCCGTTCGCGGGCCACCCGACGCTCGGCACCGCACACGCGCTGCTCGAAAGCGGCTACCGGCCGAAGCAGCCGGGCCGGCTCGTGCAGCAGTGCGGCGTGGGGCTCGTCGAACTCGTCGAGCAACCGGATCACACGTGGGCCTTCGCCGCGCCGCCCGCGCGCGTGACGCCGCTGCCGGAGCACGACTACGCGGCACTCGCCGCTGCACTGAACACCTCGGCGATCGACTTCGACGCCCAGCCGTGCGCGGTCGACAACGGCGCACCGTGGCTCATCGTGCGCGTGAATTCCGCGCAGGCCTGTCTCGCGATCGAACCCGATCCCGCGAAGCTCGCGGACGTCGTCCATGGGATCGGCACGCATGGTGTCGCCGTCTACGGTCCGCACGACGCGAACGGTCCCGCGACCTTCGAAGTGCGCTGCCTGATGGCGGGCGGTAGTTTCGGCGTCGGCGAAGACCCGGTCACCGGCAGTGCGAACGCAGCGCTCGCCGGACTGCTCACCGCACAGCAACGACGCCCGGGCCTCCACTACACCGCGCGTCAGGGCACGGCGATCGGCCGGGCGGGCAACGTCTCCGTCCGCTACGACGACGATACGGGCAAGATCTGGGTCGGCGGGCCGGTGGTGACGATCGTCGACGGAACGATCGCGCTCGCTTGA
- a CDS encoding EAL domain-containing protein — protein sequence MNPFRSISARDARYRADPAVSRRRALLAIPALGVLVLILLWAVIFARLSVEKDATYREAMASAAILSSALEQHTVKAIHQVDQITRFVKYEFEKSPGHFDLASTVEKGVVQSETLVQVSLIDEHGQLIANTAELNPKHIDLSDREHFKVHEHENDDQLYISKPVLGRVSGHWTLQMTRRLNHPDGSFAGVVVVSEDPSYFTSDFYNNAAIGRDGVIAVISDNGTVLARRTGSAERANGTFTASGTYPTSEHVSGTYVDSIDGVTRIVSYRHIDGYPLGVMVGLSQAEEFADYNHTRNVYLMMAGFISLAMLSFFAVATGLIGKLLGREREMTHLVEYDLLTGLRNRYATLQSLRIDVSQPANLGRLAILFIDLDNFKAVNDTLGHNAGDIVLQMTSARLADAVGEAGALSRIGGDEFVVVVKGDNVEKRAVDLAEAASEVFSRPFEVRGSSFVLHASIGIALYSVVNESEIDLLKKADLAMYSAKDAGKNCYQFYSPQLSHRADHLMKWEQQLRVALADGQLFLAYQPKIDLTRRCITGFEALVRWNHPQHGLIPASEFIPVAESTGLIVPIGDFVIQTACRQLAQWQQQGYDTLSLAVNISAVQFWRGDLFETISHSIEETGISARRLELEITETAMMEYPELVSEKIFALKRLGVRIALDDFGTGYSSLSYLNRFSVDTLKVDRSFVQAIPGDRSVCVMVTAIVNLARSLGLTVVVEGTETEEQIAWLAALGHIEAQGFLFSRPVPVEAIPALLDRFGVCGMPGKRDANEPDTDSASATSNASGLSA from the coding sequence ATGAATCCTTTCCGGTCCATTTCCGCTCGCGACGCACGCTATCGCGCCGACCCTGCCGTTTCGCGCCGCCGTGCGCTGCTCGCCATTCCGGCGCTGGGCGTGCTCGTGCTGATCCTGCTGTGGGCGGTGATCTTCGCGCGCCTGTCGGTCGAGAAGGACGCGACCTATCGCGAAGCGATGGCCTCCGCCGCGATCCTCTCTTCGGCGCTCGAACAGCACACCGTGAAAGCGATCCACCAGGTCGACCAGATCACGCGCTTCGTGAAGTACGAGTTCGAGAAATCGCCGGGACATTTCGATCTCGCGAGCACGGTCGAGAAAGGCGTCGTGCAGAGCGAGACGCTCGTGCAGGTATCGCTGATCGATGAGCACGGGCAGCTGATCGCGAACACCGCCGAACTGAATCCGAAGCACATCGATCTGTCGGACCGCGAGCACTTCAAGGTTCACGAGCACGAGAACGACGACCAGCTGTACATCAGCAAGCCGGTGCTCGGCCGCGTGTCGGGTCACTGGACGCTGCAGATGACGCGTCGCCTGAATCATCCGGACGGTTCGTTCGCGGGCGTCGTCGTGGTGTCGGAAGATCCGAGCTACTTCACGAGCGACTTCTACAACAACGCGGCGATCGGCCGCGATGGCGTGATCGCGGTGATCTCCGACAACGGCACCGTGCTCGCGCGCCGCACCGGCAGCGCCGAGCGCGCGAACGGCACCTTCACCGCGAGCGGCACCTACCCCACTTCAGAACACGTGTCGGGCACCTACGTCGATTCGATCGACGGCGTGACGCGCATCGTGTCGTACCGCCACATCGACGGTTATCCGCTCGGCGTGATGGTCGGTCTGTCGCAGGCCGAAGAGTTCGCCGACTACAACCACACGCGCAACGTCTACCTGATGATGGCGGGCTTCATCTCGCTCGCGATGCTCAGCTTCTTCGCGGTCGCGACCGGCCTGATCGGCAAACTGCTCGGCCGCGAGCGCGAGATGACGCATCTCGTCGAATACGATCTGCTGACCGGTCTGCGCAACCGCTACGCGACGCTGCAGAGCCTGCGGATCGACGTGAGCCAGCCGGCGAATCTCGGCCGGCTCGCGATCCTGTTCATCGACCTCGACAACTTCAAGGCGGTCAACGACACGCTCGGCCACAACGCCGGCGACATCGTGCTGCAGATGACCTCCGCGCGTCTCGCCGATGCGGTCGGCGAAGCGGGCGCGCTGTCGCGGATCGGCGGCGATGAATTCGTCGTCGTCGTGAAGGGCGACAACGTCGAGAAGCGCGCGGTCGATCTCGCCGAAGCCGCGTCCGAAGTCTTCTCGCGGCCGTTCGAAGTGCGCGGCAGTTCGTTCGTGCTGCACGCGAGCATCGGCATCGCGCTGTACTCGGTGGTCAACGAGAGCGAAATCGATCTGCTGAAGAAAGCCGACCTCGCGATGTACAGCGCGAAGGACGCCGGCAAGAACTGCTACCAGTTCTATTCGCCGCAGCTGTCGCATCGCGCGGACCATCTGATGAAATGGGAACAGCAATTGCGCGTCGCGCTCGCGGACGGCCAGCTGTTCCTCGCGTACCAGCCGAAGATCGATCTGACGCGCCGCTGCATCACCGGCTTCGAAGCGCTGGTGCGCTGGAACCATCCGCAGCACGGCCTGATTCCGGCCAGCGAATTCATTCCGGTCGCCGAATCGACCGGCCTGATCGTGCCGATCGGCGACTTCGTGATCCAGACCGCGTGCCGCCAGCTCGCGCAGTGGCAACAACAGGGCTACGACACGCTGTCGCTCGCGGTGAACATTTCGGCGGTGCAGTTCTGGCGCGGCGACCTGTTCGAAACGATCTCGCATTCGATCGAGGAAACCGGCATTTCCGCGCGCCGTCTCGAACTCGAGATCACCGAGACCGCGATGATGGAGTACCCCGAACTTGTGTCGGAGAAAATCTTCGCGCTGAAACGGCTCGGCGTGCGGATCGCGCTCGACGACTTCGGCACCGGCTATTCGTCGCTGTCGTACCTGAACCGCTTTTCGGTCGATACGCTCAAGGTGGATCGTTCGTTCGTCCAGGCGATTCCCGGCGACCGCAGCGTCTGCGTGATGGTCACCGCGATCGTCAATCTCGCGCGCTCGCTCGGGTTGACGGTGGTCGTCGAAGGGACGGAGACCGAAGAGCAGATCGCATGGCTCGCGGCGCTCGGCCATATCGAAGCGCAGGGGTTCCTGTTTTCGCGCCCGGTGCCGGTCGAAGCGATTCCGGCGCTGCTCGATCGCTTCGGTGTATGCGGGATGCCGGGGAAACGCGACGCGAACGAGCCGGACACCGACAGCGCGAGCGCCACGTCGAATGCGAGCGGACTGTCTGCGTAA
- a CDS encoding chromate transporter, which translates to MQTTTTLKDATRRGEREPLWTLFRVVFGLSALSWGGLALMAQLEHHYVEREGRLSRVAFSDLIALAWMVPGPVGCNVAVQLGHALRGRAGAWIAGIASVLPFFTLMTLFAIFYRTPLVRAAASQTLLNHFSVVLATLIAVTWYKQTRTLVRGKLEWAGAILGCVGLMLARSPAVYIVILVGAFAVGWIASPVRRQPIVVKVERGDWQILAGLALLLALFALPLPHRYDLALLWPRLAGAGMTLFGGGFSALPVLKTLLVTPSIGVSDNDFTLAFSLSPLSPGPLLNVVPFFGYLIDGWIGALVATLALFVPSGCLVVLAQRHLYQLKAHERFEHGMRMLRAVTTAFLAVAVLRIAGHVPFEPVYLLTAVFSAVCFLRAKVPVYFVYGTVAVACGVWLVFGHL; encoded by the coding sequence ATGCAGACGACCACCACTCTCAAGGATGCGACCCGGCGCGGCGAACGCGAGCCGCTATGGACGCTGTTTCGTGTTGTCTTCGGTTTGTCCGCGCTGTCGTGGGGCGGACTCGCGCTGATGGCGCAGCTCGAACATCACTACGTCGAACGCGAGGGGCGCTTATCGCGCGTCGCGTTCTCCGACCTGATCGCGCTTGCGTGGATGGTGCCGGGGCCGGTCGGCTGCAATGTCGCCGTGCAACTCGGCCATGCGTTGCGCGGCCGCGCGGGCGCGTGGATCGCCGGCATCGCGAGCGTGCTGCCGTTCTTCACGCTGATGACACTGTTCGCGATCTTCTACCGCACGCCGCTCGTGCGCGCGGCCGCATCGCAGACGCTGCTCAATCACTTCAGCGTCGTGCTCGCGACGCTGATCGCCGTCACCTGGTACAAGCAGACACGCACGCTGGTGCGCGGCAAACTCGAATGGGCCGGCGCGATACTCGGCTGCGTCGGGCTCATGCTGGCACGCAGCCCGGCGGTGTACATCGTGATTCTCGTCGGTGCATTCGCGGTGGGCTGGATCGCGAGCCCGGTGCGCCGGCAGCCGATCGTCGTGAAGGTCGAGCGCGGCGACTGGCAGATTCTCGCCGGGCTTGCGCTGCTGCTCGCGCTGTTCGCATTGCCGCTGCCGCATCGCTACGACCTCGCGCTGCTGTGGCCGCGACTCGCCGGCGCCGGCATGACGCTGTTCGGCGGCGGCTTCTCCGCGCTACCGGTGCTGAAGACGCTGCTCGTCACGCCGTCGATCGGCGTGTCGGATAACGACTTCACGCTCGCGTTCTCGCTGTCGCCGCTGTCGCCGGGACCGTTGCTGAATGTCGTGCCGTTCTTCGGATATCTGATCGATGGATGGATCGGCGCGCTCGTCGCGACGCTCGCGCTGTTCGTACCGTCGGGTTGCCTCGTCGTGCTTGCGCAGCGTCATCTGTATCAACTGAAGGCGCACGAACGCTTCGAGCACGGGATGCGGATGCTGCGTGCGGTGACGACCGCGTTTCTGGCGGTCGCGGTACTGCGTATTGCGGGGCACGTGCCGTTCGAACCGGTTTATCTGCTGACTGCGGTGTTCTCTGCAGTGTGCTTTCTGCGCGCTAAAGTGCCGGTGTATTTTGTGTATGGCACGGTGGCGGTGGCGTGTGGGGTCTGGTTGGTGTTTGGGCATTTGTAG
- a CDS encoding O-methyltransferase, whose product MDTEAIQKFLREERAIAGPSPLQDARVNAVIERICASQRYPADGGPRANPDCDPADYVDYGFSITPAQGDLIYLLCRALRATRVVEFATSVGFSTLYFAAAVRDNGGGTVIGSELVPQKVATARRHLAEAGLADYAEIREGDGRATLKNLGGPVDFVLIDGWPLASGPSLAREVAEIVAPQLRPGGFMMNDNGEPDYIEFVRDPANGFLSTCLPIKTSTMLSVKLA is encoded by the coding sequence ATGGACACCGAAGCAATCCAGAAATTTCTCCGCGAAGAGCGAGCCATTGCCGGCCCGAGTCCGCTTCAGGACGCGCGAGTCAATGCGGTGATCGAACGCATCTGCGCGTCGCAGCGCTATCCGGCCGACGGCGGTCCGCGTGCGAATCCGGATTGCGATCCCGCCGATTACGTCGACTACGGTTTTTCGATCACGCCTGCGCAAGGCGATCTGATCTATCTGCTGTGCCGCGCGTTGCGCGCAACTCGCGTGGTGGAGTTCGCGACGTCGGTGGGTTTCTCGACGCTCTATTTCGCGGCGGCGGTTCGCGACAACGGCGGCGGCACCGTGATCGGCTCCGAGCTGGTGCCGCAGAAGGTCGCGACGGCAAGACGGCATCTCGCCGAAGCTGGCCTCGCGGACTACGCGGAGATTCGCGAAGGCGACGGCCGCGCGACGCTCAAGAATCTCGGCGGCCCGGTCGATTTCGTACTGATCGACGGCTGGCCGCTCGCGTCGGGACCGTCGCTCGCGCGCGAGGTCGCCGAAATCGTCGCGCCGCAACTGCGCCCCGGCGGCTTCATGATGAACGACAACGGCGAGCCCGATTACATCGAATTCGTCCGCGATCCCGCGAACGGCTTCCTGTCGACGTGCCTGCCGATCAAGACCAGTACGATGCTGTCGGTCAAGCTCGCGTAA
- a CDS encoding histone deacetylase family protein: MQTFFHPDQLLHHPRTYLSRGQMRTPQEVPERAERLVTAAHALGFDVREPADAGTAPIAAVHDMNYLRFLEEAHHDWKKMPADWGDEVMSNVFVRDRNPLRGVLGQAARYLADGSCPVGEQTWRSAYWSAQSALAAANAVKEGAHEAWALCRPPGHHARADAAGGFCYLNNAAIAAQSLRERHARVAILDTDMHHGQGVQEIFYGRDDVLYVSIHGDPTNFYPVVAGFEDERGEGRGDGFNVNLPMPHGSSEEAFFERLGDALRVLKRFQPDALVLALGFDIYKDDPQSQVAVTTEGFGRLGEAIGALGLPSVIVQEGGYHLQSLEANARAFFDGFGQSRA; encoded by the coding sequence ATGCAGACCTTCTTCCATCCCGACCAGTTGCTCCATCATCCACGGACCTATCTGTCGCGCGGACAGATGCGCACGCCGCAGGAAGTGCCCGAGCGCGCGGAGCGCCTCGTCACGGCCGCGCATGCGCTCGGCTTCGACGTGCGCGAACCCGCCGACGCGGGCACCGCACCGATCGCGGCCGTCCACGACATGAACTACCTGCGTTTTCTTGAGGAAGCGCATCACGACTGGAAAAAAATGCCCGCCGACTGGGGCGACGAAGTGATGTCGAACGTGTTCGTGCGCGATCGCAATCCGCTGCGCGGTGTGCTCGGCCAGGCCGCGCGCTATCTCGCCGACGGTAGCTGCCCGGTCGGCGAACAGACGTGGCGTTCCGCGTACTGGTCCGCGCAATCGGCGCTTGCTGCGGCAAACGCGGTGAAGGAAGGCGCGCACGAAGCGTGGGCGCTGTGCCGGCCGCCAGGCCATCATGCGCGCGCCGACGCGGCGGGCGGATTCTGCTATCTGAACAACGCGGCGATCGCCGCGCAGTCGCTGCGCGAGCGTCATGCGCGCGTCGCGATCCTCGACACCGACATGCATCACGGGCAGGGCGTCCAGGAAATTTTCTACGGTCGCGACGACGTGCTATACGTGTCGATTCATGGCGACCCGACGAACTTCTATCCGGTCGTCGCGGGCTTCGAGGACGAGCGCGGCGAAGGCAGAGGCGACGGCTTCAACGTGAATCTGCCGATGCCGCACGGCTCGTCGGAAGAAGCGTTCTTCGAACGGCTCGGCGATGCGCTACGCGTGCTCAAGCGTTTCCAGCCCGATGCGCTGGTGCTCGCGCTTGGCTTCGATATCTACAAGGACGATCCGCAGTCACAGGTTGCTGTGACGACCGAAGGCTTCGGCCGGCTGGGTGAGGCGATCGGTGCGCTCGGTCTGCCGTCGGTGATCGTGCAGGAGGGCGGGTATCACCTGCAGAGTCTCGAGGCGAATGCGCGCGCGTTCTTCGATGGGTTCGGGCAGAGCCGGGCGTAG
- a CDS encoding Zn-dependent hydrolase produces the protein MKDLLHVDGPRLWASLMEMATIGATPRGGVRRLALTDEDRLGRERFAQWCRDAGMQVSVDEVGNLFATRAGTDPHAAPVLIGSHLDTQPEGGRFDGVYGVLAALEVVRTLNDAGLATDKPIEIVSWTNEEGARFTPAMLGSAVFTGAMSVQTALDTRDAQGVTLADALRSVGIEPGATPALRKAQHQPVDAYFEAHIEQGPVLEANGTTIGIVTGGQSIRWLDVEVTGTAAHAGTTPMPYRRDALFACAQMASELEQIVAGYAPRGLVTIGQVEIPNASRNTIAGRLAFTVDLRHPDDAQVDAMERDLRDAFAKIAQTRGVQVDISTHWVSPATPFDEQCVGFVADAAAALGYSNERIVSGAGHDAIHLARYCPTAMVFIPCVDGLSHNEAEDALPDDVTRGADVLLNAVLARAGVVQTVEA, from the coding sequence ATGAAGGACCTGTTGCACGTCGATGGCCCGAGGCTCTGGGCGAGTCTGATGGAGATGGCGACGATCGGCGCGACGCCGCGCGGCGGTGTGCGTCGTCTCGCGCTCACCGATGAAGACAGGCTCGGCCGCGAGCGTTTCGCGCAGTGGTGTCGCGACGCGGGCATGCAGGTGAGCGTCGACGAAGTCGGCAACCTGTTCGCGACGCGCGCGGGCACCGATCCGCATGCGGCGCCGGTGCTGATCGGCAGCCATCTCGACACGCAACCCGAAGGCGGGCGCTTCGACGGCGTCTACGGCGTGCTGGCCGCGCTTGAAGTCGTGCGTACCCTGAACGACGCGGGCCTCGCCACCGACAAGCCGATCGAGATCGTATCGTGGACCAACGAGGAGGGCGCGCGCTTCACACCCGCGATGCTCGGCTCGGCGGTATTCACCGGCGCGATGTCCGTGCAGACCGCGCTCGATACACGCGATGCACAAGGCGTCACGCTCGCCGATGCGTTGCGCTCGGTCGGCATCGAGCCAGGTGCTACACCTGCGCTTCGCAAAGCACAGCATCAACCCGTCGATGCCTACTTCGAAGCGCACATCGAACAAGGCCCCGTGCTCGAAGCGAACGGCACGACGATCGGCATCGTGACGGGCGGCCAGTCGATCCGCTGGCTCGACGTCGAGGTGACCGGCACGGCTGCGCATGCGGGCACGACGCCGATGCCGTATCGACGCGACGCGTTGTTCGCCTGCGCACAGATGGCATCGGAACTGGAGCAGATCGTCGCGGGCTATGCGCCGCGCGGTCTCGTGACGATCGGTCAGGTCGAGATTCCGAACGCGTCGCGCAACACGATCGCGGGGCGGCTCGCGTTCACGGTCGATCTGCGTCATCCCGACGACGCGCAGGTCGATGCGATGGAACGCGATCTGCGCGACGCGTTCGCGAAGATCGCGCAGACGCGCGGCGTGCAGGTCGATATCTCGACGCACTGGGTGAGTCCCGCGACGCCGTTCGACGAACAGTGCGTCGGCTTCGTCGCCGACGCGGCGGCCGCGCTCGGCTATTCGAACGAACGCATCGTCAGCGGTGCGGGGCACGATGCGATCCATCTCGCGCGCTATTGTCCGACGGCGATGGTGTTTATCCCATGCGTCGACGGTCTGTCGCACAATGAAGCCGAAGACGCGTTGCCCGACGACGTCACGCGCGGCGCCGACGTGCTGCTGAATGCGGTGCTCGCACGCGCGGGCGTTGTGCAGACCGTCGAGGCCTGA
- a CDS encoding MFS transporter, translating into MNQPAIPTRQPVRAAIAAFIGTMIEWYDFYIYATAAALVFGELYFPSHDPFVSTMASFATFAVGFFARPLGGLIFGHLGDRIGRKKALMTTLMMMGIATVCVGLLPSYSNVGMLAPVLLVLLRVVQGIAVGGEWGGAVLMAGEHAPQGRRTFFASFAQLGSPAGLILSLVAFRAVTSLDKADFLAWGWRLPFLASAVLLVVGILIRLGVNESPEFQRVKESSKTLKLPVAEVFRNAWGLVLLCIGANTIGIAGVYFTNTFMIAYTTQYVGIARSLILDCLFAVAIIQFCVQPLAAWIAERIGSARFLKLAALAAMLSPYPMFVLVQRGSVVPMVIGIAIAVICMSSFYSVIAGFVSGVFDTRVRYSAISLSYQVCGAIAGGLTPLVGTWLAHRYIGQWWPLAVFYTCLAGISLLCIVALDARRASQPDTADSRDALGAN; encoded by the coding sequence ATGAACCAACCCGCCATCCCCACCCGTCAGCCGGTGCGCGCCGCCATCGCGGCGTTCATCGGCACGATGATCGAGTGGTACGACTTCTACATCTACGCGACCGCCGCCGCGCTCGTGTTCGGCGAGCTGTACTTTCCGTCGCACGATCCGTTCGTCAGCACGATGGCTTCGTTCGCGACGTTCGCGGTCGGCTTCTTCGCGCGGCCACTCGGCGGGCTGATCTTCGGGCATCTCGGCGATCGCATCGGTCGCAAGAAAGCGCTGATGACCACGCTGATGATGATGGGCATCGCGACGGTCTGCGTCGGGCTGCTGCCGTCGTATTCGAACGTCGGCATGCTGGCGCCGGTGCTGCTCGTGCTGCTGCGCGTGGTGCAGGGCATCGCGGTCGGCGGCGAGTGGGGCGGTGCGGTGCTGATGGCCGGCGAACATGCGCCGCAGGGACGTCGCACGTTCTTCGCGTCGTTTGCGCAGTTGGGTAGTCCTGCGGGATTGATCCTGTCGCTCGTCGCGTTCCGCGCGGTGACGTCGCTCGACAAAGCCGACTTCCTCGCGTGGGGCTGGCGTCTGCCGTTTCTCGCGAGCGCGGTGCTGCTCGTCGTCGGCATCCTGATCCGGCTCGGCGTCAACGAGTCGCCGGAATTCCAGCGCGTGAAGGAGTCGAGCAAGACGCTCAAGCTGCCGGTCGCCGAAGTGTTCCGCAACGCGTGGGGACTGGTGCTGCTGTGCATCGGCGCGAACACGATCGGCATCGCGGGCGTCTACTTCACCAACACGTTCATGATCGCGTACACGACGCAGTACGTCGGCATCGCGCGGTCGCTGATTCTCGACTGTCTGTTCGCGGTCGCGATCATCCAGTTCTGCGTGCAGCCGCTCGCTGCATGGATCGCCGAGCGCATCGGCAGCGCGCGTTTCCTGAAGCTCGCGGCGCTCGCCGCGATGCTGTCGCCGTATCCGATGTTCGTGCTCGTGCAGCGCGGCAGCGTCGTGCCGATGGTGATCGGCATCGCGATCGCGGTGATCTGTATGTCGAGCTTCTATTCGGTGATCGCGGGCTTTGTCAGCGGTGTGTTCGACACGCGCGTGCGCTACTCGGCGATCTCGCTGTCCTACCAGGTGTGCGGTGCGATCGCCGGCGGTTTGACGCCGCTCGTCGGTACGTGGCTCGCGCATCGCTATATCGGTCAATGGTGGCCGCTCGCTGTGTTTTATACGTGCCTCGCGGGCATCTCGCTGTTGTGCATCGTCGCGCTCGACGCGCGCCGCGCGAGTCAGCCGGACACCGCGGATTCACGCGATGCGCTCGGCGCGAACTGA
- a CDS encoding LysR family transcriptional regulator, which produces MRADIARFLNDRLDWNLLRTYLVIIQERSVSRAAARLYVTQPAVSQALKRLEDTLGRKLIERRGPTFTPTQAGEEVYRIASDIYGNISRLETELDDRVDDITGSIRLLSISRIDSPVYDEFLAEFHRAYPRIDLQIEVMRSSDIISSLLQKTATAGLSLCRMPVDKLEMRCFLRQRYAIFCGRHHRLFGQSQLTMQDLLAENFVSFTSDQIGDSLSPLTVFRDQKGFTGRIVASSASLDEVRRLIFAGYGVGCLPEHIVRDDVAQQRLWRLPPDDGLADVDVHLLWHRDRKMSAADHAFLDSMERCMQRYSLAERLGSVRQ; this is translated from the coding sequence ATGCGCGCCGACATCGCCCGCTTCCTGAACGACCGACTCGACTGGAACCTGCTGCGCACCTACCTCGTGATCATTCAGGAGCGCAGCGTGAGTCGAGCGGCCGCGCGGCTCTATGTGACGCAGCCGGCCGTGAGCCAGGCGCTGAAGCGGCTGGAAGACACGCTCGGCCGCAAGCTGATCGAGCGACGCGGCCCGACCTTCACGCCGACCCAGGCGGGCGAAGAGGTGTACCGGATCGCGAGCGACATCTACGGCAACATCTCGCGGCTCGAGACCGAACTCGACGATCGCGTCGACGACATCACCGGTTCGATCCGGCTGCTGAGCATCAGCCGGATCGATTCGCCGGTGTACGACGAATTCCTCGCGGAGTTTCATCGCGCGTATCCGCGGATCGATCTGCAGATCGAGGTGATGCGTTCGTCGGACATCATCTCGTCGCTGCTGCAGAAAACCGCGACTGCAGGACTCAGCCTGTGCCGCATGCCCGTCGACAAGCTGGAGATGCGTTGCTTCCTGCGACAGCGTTATGCGATTTTCTGCGGACGGCATCATCGATTGTTCGGCCAGTCGCAACTGACGATGCAGGACCTGCTCGCGGAAAACTTCGTATCGTTCACGAGCGACCAGATCGGCGACAGCCTGTCGCCGCTGACCGTGTTTCGCGATCAGAAGGGTTTTACGGGGAGGATCGTCGCGTCGTCGGCGAGTCTCGACGAGGTGCGTCGATTGATCTTCGCGGGCTATGGCGTCGGGTGCCTGCCTGAGCACATCGTGCGCGACGACGTCGCGCAGCAGCGACTATGGCGCCTGCCGCCCGACGACGGACTCGCGGATGTGGACGTGCATCTGCTGTGGCATCGCGACCGCAAGATGAGCGCCGCCGATCATGCGTTTCTCGACAGCATGGAGCGGTGCATGCAGCGGTATTCGCTGGCGGAGCGGTTGGGGAGTGTGAGGCAGTAG
- a CDS encoding CopD family protein, whose translation MSIATEVALFLHLLGVAVWIGGMVFAHFCLRPALADLSPQLRLPLWESVFGRFFNWVGVSVLVILLSGGFLLMQFGGSHALWQLHAMAGLGIVMMLMFGHIRFAVFPRIRRAVQAQNWPDGARAVGTVRRLVIVNLVLGVVTIGVAVLSRGF comes from the coding sequence ATGTCTATAGCGACCGAAGTCGCACTCTTTCTGCATCTGCTCGGCGTGGCCGTATGGATCGGCGGCATGGTTTTCGCGCATTTCTGCCTGCGTCCCGCACTCGCCGATCTCTCACCGCAATTGCGGCTGCCGCTCTGGGAGTCGGTGTTCGGACGATTCTTCAACTGGGTCGGTGTATCGGTGCTCGTCATCCTGCTGTCAGGCGGCTTCCTGCTGATGCAGTTCGGCGGCAGTCACGCACTCTGGCAACTGCACGCGATGGCCGGCCTCGGCATCGTGATGATGCTGATGTTCGGACACATCCGCTTCGCCGTATTTCCGCGCATCCGCCGCGCCGTGCAGGCGCAGAACTGGCCCGATGGCGCACGCGCAGTCGGCACCGTGCGACGCCTCGTCATCGTGAATCTCGTGCTCGGTGTCGTCACGATCGGCGTTGCGGTGCTGTCGCGCGGCTTCTGA